In Silene latifolia isolate original U9 population chromosome 3, ASM4854445v1, whole genome shotgun sequence, a single window of DNA contains:
- the LOC141649940 gene encoding uncharacterized protein LOC141649940 has product MVNEKVRSKHKRTKNILLLDYLQDELLVEILCRLPDYKNDVTCKAFCKRWASLISRPFFIRQFVDDKVSKNCRAPYINGYSEYDDEERMKMTNDRTFGLVVLKLDTPRRYSLENTGKGLIIRFKDPVHKPRNVSVSSLPKLLYSLPHASCNDFCSYFIIDRKYYFRCDKYIIGFDPFVDGNDVIKCDSLPLPLSDMMDQISIFGVFHKRLYMCVGDESEGTYRVWALEDFKKGFWSLQHSITVQDWTPRNRRLVRLIFRESHTGKPISFHPTNPDIIYTISRRWIILCNLRTREIEIVSELPEGYQDVFPAVDSYEFTLPVWPSPLPILGI; this is encoded by the coding sequence ATGGTTAATGAGAAAGTACGATCTAAACACAAAAGGACCAAAAACATACTTCTATTAGACTATTTACAAGATGAGCTGTTGGTGGAAATTTTATGTCGGCTCCCTGATTACAAAAATGATGTAACCTGCAAGGCCTTCTGCAAGCGTTGGGCTTCATTGATCTCCCGTCCATTCTTTATTAGACAATTTGTTGATGATAAAGTCAGTAAAAATTGTCGTGCTCCTTATATAAATGGCTATTCTGAGTATGACGATGAAGAAAGGATGAAAATGACAAATGATCGAACATTTGGTCTAGTGGTCCTTAAGTTGGACACACCCAGGAGATATTCGTTAGAAAATACTGGGAAAGGATTGATTATTCGTTTCAAAGATCCCGTACACAAACCCAGAAACGTGTCGGTTTCTTCTCTCCCGAAGTTATTATATAGTCTACCACATGCATCATGTAATGACTTCTGTTCTTACTTTATAATTGATAGAAAATACTACTTCCGCTGTGACAAGTACATAATCGGCTTTGATCCATTTGTTGATGGCAATGATGTTATCAAGTGTGATTCTCTCCCTTTACCTCTTTCCGACATGATGGACCAGATTTCAATCTTCGGTGTGTTTCACAAGCGGTTGTATATGTGTGTAGGTGATGAGTCTGAGGGAACATACAGAGTTTGGGCCCTTGAAGACTTTAAAAAAGGTTTTTGGTCCTTACAGCATAGTATCACGGTGCAAGATTGGACCCCTCGCAATCGTCGCCTTGTTAGGCTTATTTTTCGGGAGAGTCATACGGGAAAACCGATCAGCTTCCATCCAACTAATCCGGATATTATCTATACAATCTCTCGTCGCTGGATTATTTTGTGCAACCTTAGGACAAGGGAGATAGAGATAGTCTCTGAATTACCTGAAGGCTACCAAGACGTTTTTCCCGCGGTTGATTCCTACGAGTTTACACTGCCTGTTTGGCCATCTCCACTTCCCATCCTTGGAATCTAA